A single Oncorhynchus mykiss isolate Arlee chromosome 22, USDA_OmykA_1.1, whole genome shotgun sequence DNA region contains:
- the LOC110501381 gene encoding uncharacterized protein LOC110501381 has product MENRQTILTCLIVILMALTRLSEGGYVAQCNRLTFDHYVHGYCLPNFNQSMEASNYQHRCPWPTFKDSYIILKHCVEQVGTSTGCVEPSLKDDIFLEVHQMFFSLCSRVEDPAFAVLMLLILPCVITILLLPLLCVHITTTTGL; this is encoded by the exons ATGGAGAATCGACAGACTATTTTGACCTGCCTTATTGTGATCCTCATGGCCTTAACAC GGCTTAGCGAGGGTGGCTACGTTGCACAGTGCAACAGGCTGACGTTCGACCACTACGTGCATGGTTACTGCCTCCCAAACTTCAACCAGAGCATGGAAGCTAGCAACTATCAGCACAGATGTCCCTGGCCCACCTTTAAAGA CTCCTACATCATTTTGAAGCACTGTGTGGAACAAGTAGGCACCAGTACCGGGTGTGTGGAGCCTTCACTGAAGGATGACATCTTCCTAGAGGTGCACCAGATGTTCTTCTCACTCTGCTCGCGTGTGGAGGACCCGGCTTTCGCTGTCCTGATGTTGCTGATTCTGCCTTGTGTCATCACCATTCTGCTCCTACCCCTGCTGTGTGTCCACATCACCACAACCACTGGGCTCTGA